From a region of the Latilactobacillus sakei genome:
- a CDS encoding MFS transporter: MFGDLGNCFILGLVNSFLMIYYTNVLGIAGGVVGILFLTARIIDAFADVTVGRIADTTALTSEGRFRPWIRRMKYPFCLITIIMFLPFMHSLPMTLKIVYIFISYLVYGIFLSAINIPYGSMASAISADPDHRASLSTFRSLGSAIGGASTGFLIPIFMYAQAADGRQVVSNMRFFIIAIVCSLLAFLSYNMTYKLTTERVQIQKHEKVSAKDLLKGMAKNKALLALVAVDLFIVINQILSGTTTTYLFNDYFHNKEAMSIALLFTYGTVILLAPFATWVIKRFGKKEASVVTLVFSSALYFIMYFMHIHNAWVYLVFMFIATLGFSLFNLMVWAFITDVIDYHQYVTGYREDGTVYGVNSFARKVGQALAGGIGGFMLQLIGYQSSTNGGAVQSIAVENRIYGLANLLPAALLLIAALILAFLYPLNKKTIDDVDAKLKEINNQD; this comes from the coding sequence ATGTTCGGTGATTTAGGGAATTGTTTTATACTCGGCCTTGTGAATAGTTTCCTAATGATTTATTACACGAACGTGCTCGGGATTGCCGGTGGGGTAGTTGGGATTTTATTCTTAACAGCTAGAATTATCGATGCTTTTGCTGATGTTACAGTGGGCCGGATTGCCGACACAACGGCCTTAACCAGTGAAGGTCGTTTCCGTCCTTGGATTCGTCGGATGAAATATCCTTTCTGCTTAATTACAATCATCATGTTCTTACCATTCATGCACTCATTACCAATGACCTTAAAGATTGTCTACATCTTCATTTCATACCTGGTTTATGGGATTTTCTTATCAGCAATCAATATCCCTTACGGTTCAATGGCTTCAGCAATTAGTGCTGACCCCGATCACCGTGCTTCATTATCAACTTTCAGAAGTTTAGGCTCAGCTATCGGTGGTGCTTCAACTGGGTTCTTAATCCCTATCTTCATGTACGCACAAGCTGCTGATGGTCGCCAAGTTGTTTCAAACATGCGTTTCTTCATTATCGCAATCGTTTGTTCATTACTTGCCTTCTTGTCATACAATATGACATACAAACTAACAACTGAACGGGTTCAAATTCAAAAACATGAAAAAGTAAGCGCTAAAGATTTATTAAAAGGAATGGCTAAAAACAAAGCATTACTTGCCCTTGTTGCTGTCGATTTATTCATCGTTATCAACCAAATCTTATCAGGCACAACCACTACTTATCTTTTCAATGACTATTTCCATAACAAAGAAGCGATGTCAATCGCCCTTCTCTTCACTTACGGGACAGTTATCTTGCTTGCACCTTTTGCAACTTGGGTGATCAAACGTTTTGGTAAGAAAGAAGCCAGTGTTGTGACCTTAGTTTTCTCATCTGCTTTATATTTCATCATGTACTTCATGCACATTCACAATGCTTGGGTTTACCTTGTCTTCATGTTCATCGCAACTTTAGGTTTTTCACTTTTCAACTTAATGGTCTGGGCTTTCATCACTGACGTTATTGATTACCATCAATACGTGACTGGCTATCGTGAAGACGGTACCGTTTACGGTGTAAATTCATTCGCTCGTAAAGTTGGCCAAGCCTTAGCTGGTGGGATCGGTGGTTTCATGCTTCAATTAATCGGCTACCAATCATCAACAAATGGTGGTGCCGTTCAAAGTATCGCCGTTGAAAACCGGATTTATGGTTTAGCGAACTTATTACCAGCCGCATTATTATTAATCGCTGCA
- a CDS encoding glycoside hydrolase 105 family protein, producing MTQLISKKNLEGKIDLLIDNLVHLSDPTGEFSIKVADGSIIDNKSFNYWEWTSGIGLYGMTKYYELTRKPEILAQMIKWFDDQFEKEPVEKNINTMVQMQTLAFLYEETGDKKYLPYLKSWGKWLYEDLPRTERGGFQHVTFGDLNENEMWDDTLMMSVLTLAKLGKLFKNDDYIEEAKKQFLLHIQFLADKKTGLWYHGWNFNERNNFSGAFWGRGNSWITIAIPEFLELVDFKENDAVKSFLEMNLQYQIDTLAKYQADNGFWHTLVDDPDSYIEGSATAGFAYGILKSIHNHYISEDYREMGLKAVKAVLDNIDETGALAYVSAGTPMGETKDFYKNIKISVMPYGQSMATLCLCEYLSEFY from the coding sequence ATGACACAATTAATTTCAAAAAAGAATCTTGAAGGTAAAATTGATTTATTAATCGACAACTTAGTGCATTTAAGCGATCCAACTGGTGAATTTTCAATCAAAGTCGCTGATGGCTCAATCATTGATAACAAGAGTTTTAACTACTGGGAATGGACATCAGGCATTGGTTTATACGGGATGACGAAATACTACGAATTAACCCGTAAACCAGAAATCTTAGCGCAAATGATCAAATGGTTTGATGATCAATTCGAAAAAGAACCAGTTGAAAAAAATATCAATACCATGGTTCAAATGCAAACACTCGCATTTTTATACGAAGAAACTGGCGATAAAAAATACTTACCATATCTTAAATCATGGGGCAAATGGTTATACGAAGACCTCCCAAGAACAGAACGCGGTGGCTTCCAACACGTTACTTTCGGTGATTTAAACGAAAATGAAATGTGGGATGATACCTTAATGATGAGTGTCTTAACACTTGCCAAATTAGGGAAACTTTTCAAAAATGATGATTATATTGAAGAAGCTAAGAAACAATTCTTATTACACATTCAATTCTTAGCAGACAAGAAAACAGGCCTTTGGTATCACGGTTGGAACTTCAACGAACGCAATAACTTCTCAGGCGCTTTCTGGGGCCGTGGTAACTCATGGATTACAATTGCGATTCCTGAATTCTTAGAATTAGTTGACTTCAAAGAAAACGATGCGGTTAAATCATTCTTAGAAATGAACCTCCAATATCAAATCGATACATTGGCAAAATACCAAGCTGATAATGGCTTCTGGCACACTCTAGTGGATGATCCAGACTCATATATTGAAGGTTCAGCAACCGCTGGCTTTGCGTATGGGATTTTGAAATCAATTCATAATCACTATATCAGCGAAGACTATCGTGAAATGGGCTTAAAAGCGGTGAAAGCGGTACTTGATAATATTGATGAAACGGGCGCTTTAGCTTACGTTTCAGCTGGGACACCAATGGGCGAAACCAAAGACTTCTATAAGAATATCAAGATTTCAGTGATGCCTTATGGTCAATCAATGGCGACCCTTTGTCTCTGCGAATACTTGAGTGAATTCTATTAA
- a CDS encoding glycoside hydrolase family 28, with protein MRVQLTDYETYADGQTLSTVYLQQAIDACEPFDTLVIPAGRYLVGSLFLKSHLTLYFEKGATLIGSTDLQDYPEIQTRVAGVEMQWPAAILNLIGVTDVTLKGPGLIDGQGPVWWDRYWGADQKGGARADYDARQLRWIVDYEVRRPREILVYESQQISINDLTLRQSGFWNLQITYSQHVHVAGITICDNNGPSTDGIDIDSSQYVLVEDCQLACGDDCIVIKSGRDGDGLRVNRPSEHIEIKNCQINGGYGIVIGSEISAGVQHVHIHDIVYQNSGCGFRMKSSAARGGFIRDVRVERLTMINVQFPFSWLLNWHPSYNQKEFDRPVSEMPVAWQAVAAQIPEDQQKSLVEDIVVQDVQATLTADYQLPSRAFDIGAYPDKPMTNITFRHVAIEAKEFGKIIAVKQLQFDDVVVSVENANNDANDHYDNR; from the coding sequence ATGCGCGTTCAACTGACAGATTATGAAACTTATGCGGATGGTCAAACATTGAGTACGGTTTACTTGCAACAAGCGATTGATGCTTGTGAGCCGTTTGATACGCTGGTCATTCCGGCGGGGCGTTACTTAGTGGGGTCACTCTTTTTAAAAAGTCATCTAACGCTTTATTTTGAAAAAGGTGCAACCTTAATTGGTTCAACTGACTTACAGGATTATCCTGAAATTCAGACGCGTGTCGCGGGCGTTGAAATGCAATGGCCCGCTGCGATTTTGAACTTAATCGGCGTAACTGATGTGACGCTTAAAGGACCTGGCTTGATTGACGGTCAGGGACCCGTTTGGTGGGACCGTTATTGGGGCGCTGATCAAAAAGGTGGTGCGCGTGCCGATTATGACGCGCGTCAATTGCGCTGGATTGTCGATTACGAAGTGCGCCGGCCCCGCGAAATTTTGGTTTATGAATCACAGCAGATTAGTATTAATGACTTAACGTTGCGGCAGTCTGGTTTTTGGAACTTGCAGATTACCTATTCGCAACATGTGCATGTGGCAGGGATTACCATTTGTGATAACAATGGTCCTAGTACGGATGGAATTGATATTGATTCATCGCAATATGTTTTGGTTGAAGATTGTCAATTGGCTTGTGGGGATGATTGTATTGTTATTAAGTCTGGCCGAGACGGTGACGGATTGCGTGTCAATCGGCCATCTGAACATATCGAAATCAAGAACTGTCAAATCAACGGTGGTTATGGGATTGTGATTGGGAGTGAAATTTCAGCAGGTGTTCAACATGTGCATATTCATGATATTGTTTATCAAAACAGTGGTTGTGGCTTTCGCATGAAATCATCGGCTGCTCGGGGTGGCTTCATCCGCGATGTCCGCGTCGAACGCCTAACAATGATTAATGTCCAATTTCCGTTTTCATGGTTATTAAATTGGCACCCCAGTTATAATCAAAAAGAATTCGACCGACCAGTTAGCGAGATGCCGGTCGCTTGGCAGGCAGTCGCCGCTCAAATTCCAGAGGATCAACAAAAGAGTTTGGTTGAAGACATCGTCGTTCAAGATGTGCAGGCGACGCTGACGGCAGACTATCAATTGCCATCACGGGCCTTTGATATTGGCGCTTATCCTGATAAACCAATGACCAATATCACTTTCCGGCACGTGGCAATTGAGGCCAAGGAATTTGGAAAAATCATCGCTGTTAAACAATTACAGTTTGATGATGTCGTTGTTTCGGTTGAAAATGCCAATAATGATGCCAATGATCACTACGATAATCGTTAA
- a CDS encoding xylose isomerase: MLTLGLRAHDFMISDDLEQLTQTIADNGVRVVQFANGISLPHLSQNGRGISAGLGFQVNQMMQAQKIQIGVLSSYINLIDPDETKQAANIAQFKQYLTLAGTYGAHLVATEPGSLDPEFKPTTRNYTPEVVQKTIANVQALVTTAEKVGQLVGIEAGINHPIHSLETIDQLLKTVDSPNLKIILDPVNLLNEDNKGDLYQILEEGLARFGDAIYAVHVKDYQFETTKDIMAPGTGVMDFERFFKIMAHYQPAGLVILDEAPREGLEAGIQLLQQTIERIA; the protein is encoded by the coding sequence ATGTTAACACTTGGATTAAGAGCACATGATTTTATGATTAGTGATGATTTAGAGCAATTAACACAAACCATTGCCGATAACGGCGTGCGCGTCGTCCAATTTGCCAATGGGATTTCATTACCGCACTTGAGTCAAAATGGGCGCGGTATTTCAGCGGGATTAGGGTTCCAAGTTAATCAAATGATGCAAGCCCAAAAGATTCAAATCGGCGTTTTAAGTAGCTATATTAATCTCATTGATCCTGATGAAACCAAACAAGCGGCTAATATTGCGCAATTCAAACAATATTTAACGTTGGCCGGGACTTATGGGGCCCATTTAGTCGCGACCGAACCGGGCAGCTTAGATCCTGAGTTTAAACCCACAACACGCAATTACACACCAGAAGTGGTTCAAAAGACAATCGCCAATGTCCAAGCATTAGTGACGACTGCTGAAAAGGTGGGCCAATTGGTCGGAATTGAAGCCGGCATTAATCATCCGATTCATTCTTTAGAGACAATCGACCAATTGTTAAAGACGGTTGATTCACCCAATCTGAAGATTATTTTAGATCCCGTCAATTTATTGAATGAAGACAATAAAGGCGACCTTTATCAAATTTTGGAAGAGGGCTTGGCCCGCTTTGGCGATGCGATTTATGCGGTTCATGTGAAGGACTATCAATTTGAAACGACTAAAGATATTATGGCCCCTGGGACCGGCGTCATGGATTTTGAACGGTTCTTTAAAATCATGGCGCACTATCAACCGGCAGGACTTGTTATTTTAGACGAAGCCCCAAGAGAAGGCTTGGAAGCAGGGATTCAATTGTTGCAACAAACGATTGAACGCATAGCTTAA
- a CDS encoding flavodoxin: protein MKILLVNGYAEHVDSNGGLNKLLFHTFLNRVRQENEVRVSTVEDYRPIDEVNKFLWADLVFFQFPIYWFQVPGKLKKYLDDVFMYNEFYGSSNHYGDGGMMGDTKYIVSTTWNAPEYAFNNSSEFFEGKNVDDVLFPLYCAFKYCGFKPLVPEERALSFHDVVKNPNAKEYVNVMQKFINDNIVK, encoded by the coding sequence ATGAAGATTTTATTAGTTAATGGATATGCAGAACATGTTGATAGTAATGGCGGGTTAAATAAATTATTATTTCACACATTTTTGAATAGAGTTAGACAAGAAAATGAGGTAAGAGTTTCTACTGTAGAAGATTATCGACCAATTGATGAGGTAAATAAGTTTTTATGGGCGGATTTAGTGTTTTTTCAGTTTCCAATTTATTGGTTTCAAGTGCCCGGTAAGTTAAAAAAATATTTGGACGATGTATTTATGTACAATGAATTTTACGGATCATCTAATCATTATGGTGATGGCGGCATGATGGGTGATACTAAATATATTGTATCGACTACTTGGAATGCTCCAGAATATGCGTTTAATAATTCAAGTGAATTTTTTGAAGGGAAAAATGTAGATGATGTGCTATTCCCACTATATTGTGCCTTCAAATACTGTGGATTTAAACCACTAGTTCCTGAAGAACGCGCTTTATCGTTTCACGACGTTGTAAAGAATCCTAATGCTAAAGAATATGTCAATGTAATGCAGAAATTTATCAACGACAATATTGTTAAATAA
- the galE gene encoding UDP-glucose 4-epimerase GalE, whose product MDTILVAGGAGYIGSHMVYYLIDKGFDVVVADNLSTGFREAVHSKARFYQGDTRDKEFLRGLFKKEKIDAVIHMDAYSIVPESVASPLKYFDNNVIGVISLLEVMEEYSIKRIVFSTTAAVYGIPEAKYIQEDDAKNPINPYGDSKLMMERIMQWVDQADGIKYVALRYFNAAGAHPNGQIGEAHSKETHLIPNILKVAADDSRTFHIYGDDYNTPDGTNVRDYVHILDLAQAHVLALEYMKLGHSSTAFNLGSNQGYSVKEILDATREVTGKAIPTTISPRRPGDPDVLVADSTKAREVLGWKPKHSDVKDIIETAWNWHKNNPEGYKK is encoded by the coding sequence ATGGATACAATTCTAGTTGCCGGTGGTGCAGGCTATATTGGCTCACATATGGTTTATTACTTAATTGATAAAGGTTTTGATGTCGTAGTCGCGGATAACCTCTCTACTGGTTTTAGAGAGGCAGTTCATTCTAAAGCTAGGTTTTACCAAGGAGATACTAGAGATAAAGAATTTTTAAGAGGTTTGTTTAAAAAAGAAAAGATTGATGCTGTGATTCATATGGATGCATACTCAATTGTGCCAGAGTCCGTCGCAAGTCCGCTCAAATATTTCGACAATAACGTTATTGGTGTCATTTCATTATTGGAAGTAATGGAGGAATATAGCATAAAGAGAATTGTATTTTCGACGACTGCTGCAGTTTATGGTATTCCAGAGGCAAAATATATACAAGAAGATGATGCGAAAAATCCAATCAATCCATATGGTGATAGTAAATTAATGATGGAACGTATTATGCAATGGGTAGATCAAGCTGATGGCATTAAGTATGTTGCTCTTAGGTATTTTAATGCAGCAGGTGCTCATCCAAACGGACAGATTGGTGAAGCGCACAGTAAGGAGACGCATCTCATTCCAAACATTTTAAAGGTAGCGGCTGATGATAGTCGTACGTTCCATATCTACGGTGATGATTATAATACGCCTGATGGCACCAACGTCAGAGATTACGTTCATATATTAGATTTGGCTCAAGCGCATGTATTGGCACTCGAATATATGAAATTGGGTCACTCAAGCACTGCATTTAATTTAGGCTCTAATCAGGGCTATTCGGTTAAAGAAATACTTGATGCGACTCGAGAAGTGACTGGTAAGGCAATACCTACAACTATTTCACCTCGAAGACCGGGGGACCCAGATGTATTGGTAGCGGACAGTACGAAAGCAAGAGAAGTTCTTGGTTGGAAACCAAAACATAGCGACGTCAAAGATATCATTGAAACAGCCTGGAACTGGCACAAAAATAACCCCGAAGGATATAAGAAATGA
- a CDS encoding methylglyoxal synthase, which produces MKIALVAHNEKKQELLNITKQYSQILKKQELFSTKHTGMEIEKMGISDIKLFESGPDGGDIEVANMILKHDLDILIFLINPLSSHPHENDIQMLVRISNLHDVVFATNSATARVVLDSLQKHCQ; this is translated from the coding sequence ATGAAAATCGCTTTAGTTGCACATAATGAAAAAAAACAAGAATTATTGAATATTACCAAACAATACAGTCAAATTTTAAAAAAACAAGAGTTATTCTCAACAAAGCATACTGGAATGGAAATTGAAAAAATGGGAATTTCCGACATTAAGTTATTTGAAAGTGGTCCAGATGGTGGTGATATTGAGGTAGCAAATATGATATTGAAACATGACTTGGATATTTTAATATTTCTAATCAATCCATTGAGCTCACATCCTCATGAGAATGATATCCAAATGTTGGTCAGAATATCAAATCTTCATGATGTCGTGTTTGCGACTAATAGTGCAACAGCAAGAGTGGTACTAGATTCACTACAAAAGCATTGTCAATGA
- a CDS encoding DUF4931 domain-containing protein — MSKNILTFVATTGIRKTKIKHECPFCSTNKLSGVIDTQGEMILLENKYPTLENTTQLVLIESEKHDGDISNYEINEWECILNYAVSSWEELINSGEFKSVLLYKNFGPESGGSQDHPHMQIVGLKNSNGYKSITGDDFSGPILYQEAGVIASISESPIMGFFETNIIWHTDEKLPIAAKIIQNTVKFVLNQYYQGLCNSYNLFFYKIENQYICKVVPRFIASPYFVGYRIGQKFDNHYVQHIKEDFLKFC, encoded by the coding sequence ATGAGTAAAAATATACTAACTTTTGTTGCAACAACAGGCATTCGGAAAACTAAGATAAAACATGAGTGTCCGTTTTGCTCTACAAACAAATTGAGTGGTGTGATCGACACACAGGGAGAAATGATTCTACTAGAGAATAAGTATCCGACACTTGAAAATACTACTCAGTTGGTACTGATAGAATCGGAAAAGCATGATGGCGATATATCAAATTACGAAATAAATGAATGGGAATGTATACTAAACTATGCTGTAAGTAGCTGGGAAGAATTAATAAATTCAGGAGAGTTCAAAAGCGTTTTATTGTATAAAAATTTTGGGCCGGAATCTGGAGGTTCACAAGATCATCCACACATGCAAATAGTTGGATTGAAAAATTCAAATGGCTACAAAAGTATTACGGGAGATGACTTCAGTGGTCCAATACTTTATCAAGAGGCAGGTGTGATAGCAAGTATATCGGAATCCCCAATTATGGGTTTTTTCGAGACAAATATTATCTGGCACACTGATGAAAAATTGCCGATAGCTGCAAAAATAATCCAAAACACCGTCAAATTCGTTTTGAATCAGTATTATCAAGGCCTTTGTAATTCCTACAATCTTTTTTTCTATAAGATTGAAAACCAATATATTTGTAAGGTTGTTCCAAGGTTTATTGCATCCCCATATTTTGTTGGATATAGAATTGGACAAAAATTCGATAATCATTATGTACAGCATATCAAAGAAGATTTTTTAAAATTTTGCTAG